A region of Lycium barbarum isolate Lr01 chromosome 1, ASM1917538v2, whole genome shotgun sequence DNA encodes the following proteins:
- the LOC132627065 gene encoding protein DMP4-like, with protein sequence MHLELTHNNNSNTNLKKSEDMEIKVEEETSQNLDQERKSPLLEENLTLPEVEKNLIQKAITQTFQSTAHLANLLPTGSVLAFQLLSPIFTNQGHCDKISQLLTIALVGVCGLSCFILSFTDSFTDKKGKICYGLATIRGLWIIDGSARIPHQIAKKYKLKFIDFLHGFMSVLVFAAVALFDQNVVNCFYPKPSDQTEELLTALPVAIGVICSMFFVVFPTKRHGIGFPLTSN encoded by the coding sequence ATGCATCTTGAATTGACACACAACAATAATTCTAACACAAACTTGAAAAAAAGTGAGGATATGGAGATCAAAGTAGAAGAAGAAACATCCCAAAATCTTGATCAAGAAAGGAAATCTCCCCTCTTAGAAGAAAATTTAACCCTGCCAGAAGTAGAAAAAAATCTTATACAAAAGGCAATTACTCAAACATTTCAAAGCACAGCCCACTTAGCCAATCTTCTCCCTACTGGTTCTGTCCTTGCCTTTCAACTTTTGTCACCAATATTCACAAATCAAGGCCATTGTGACAAAATAAGTCAACTTTTAACTATTGCACTTGTTGGAGTATGTGGACTATCATGTTTCATATTGAGCTTCACAGATAGTTTCACAGACAAGAAAGGAAAAATTTGTTATGGATTAGCGACGATACGAGGGTTGTGGATAATTGATGGATCAGCAAGAATTCCACATCAAATTGCAAAGAAATACAAGCTGAAATTTATTGATTTCTTGCATGGTTTTATGTCAGTATTGGTGTTTGCTGCTGTTGCTTTGTTTGATCAGAATGTGGTGAATTGCTTTTATCCAAAACCTTCTGATCAAACAGAGGAGTTGCTTACTGCTTTGCCAGTTGCAATTGGGGTCATTTGTAGTATGTTTTTTGTTGTGTTTCCCACAAAGCGCCACGGAATTGGCTTTCCACTCACCTCTAATTAG